The genome window ACGAATTTCTCGAACACTCGATGAGGGAACAATCTTTACAGAGACGATTTGTCCCGCCGAATGAGCTCGATTGTGACTCGATGGATCGTGCCTTTCCATCTTTACTTATCGAGCTGCAAATTTCGGTATCAAACTTTTCTTATTTAACAACGAGCACATTTAACTGCGATTAcgagattgaattttttcacgtattctctttcaatttttcctcaaatCACTTTTACGCTCGAACAAGCTCGGGTTATTAAGATTTTTTAAGACTTTTCTACACAGCACGGAGCATGGCCAAAGTTTCACTGAAAATTATAACTCAACATACCCGCCGAACCATCAACAACTTAACATATTCGAGCAAATACTCTAGAATTTATTATCTCGAGGGTGATaagtttattataaaaaaccTGTCTCGGAGGCAGCGCTCCGTTTTTTTGAGACGTCGATTTTCCTCACGAGCCGATTCTTCTCGAAGCTGATCGCTAATTACGTTTTTgcattcacaatttttcgaaacttgCCCCGATCGTCGATGATTACCTTTCGATCGATCGTCTCTCAACTCGAACGAGTTCGTTCTATTATCCCATTCGCTGAGATTGCTCGGGATTTCGGGTTTCGCTTTCCACGATGCTGCGAgataaaacgaaattcataTATTCGATGGATCATCGAGGCACGAAGAGAAAATCCATACGAACAATTGGATAAAATTCTGTGTAAATAAAATGAGTAATAGCGAAGGAAAGATAAGAGTTTTTCGATTTAGAATCCATACGAGAAATCGAGgtattgatatttttcagAACTTGTCGAAGCATCGTAGCCTACCGACGAATCAAACTCGCTTCCTATTTTCTCTTCACAAgtattatttcttatttttcttgttgTCTTACCGGTGTCCCgatacttgaaatttcgtcccattttattttcaatcgcgGGGCAATCGTTCGTCACTCTATCCGGACAAGTTTTCCTGGATATTGTTTCATCGCGAGCGTCGCCACCGCTTATCCGTCTGTCTCGAGACCTTTCGTTCGTCTCACCGAACGAGACAGCAAAGTTTTGCTTTTTCCTGGATTTGCATATATTTCGCCTGCAGGGGCAAATGCTTCGAGCACTCGCCATCGCCGATGTTTTTACTTCCGGTTCATTGCTGTTTCTTTGCATCAAAGACGCTGCATTTTCTCTCGTTGATCGTGCGCCACGGGGATCAGATCTTTTTCCTCCCAAGCTTGGCCAAAGGTTGTTCGATCTTGAATTGTGAATTTCTCCATAGCAAGAAAATCTTTCCTCACAATTTTTGCAAACTGACATTGTTGTCGAGGACGAAAATGACTCGGACTAGGTCGGGACAACATTTTATTCGATAAACTTGTACCTCCCTCCTTCGATCAGAAAAGCTCTTTCATCATCGCGATATTTTTTACCTTGCTGCCGTCCCTGCGAGGATAATTTATCGGCCAATCGAGCTGCCCGAAGTTGGTCGGAAATTTTTTACGTGCTCGACGAAAAGCAGCTGCTACGAGCTGATGAGACGACGACGGATACATCTGCGACATCGCACCCGCACCCTTTACTAAAACCCCAATCTCTACTCAACTGTCCTCTATTCAACGGGACATTATCGACCCCCGATTAACAACTGTACACGACAGCTCCCCTCGGTCAATCTAATCCATTGAGGTTCTCCGATCAAAATGAACCTGTCAAAAAACTAGCTCGTGCTCCGTCGTGTGTGTAATGTAAAACAAAACATTGCGCGAGGCCAATGACGTGAGAAGCAAATTCTCCAACTCCCCTATATTCAGATCTCCACATTTGCAACGAAGCTGCCAAGCGAGTTCTCCTCCTTTTTCGATTTCCGCGCAAGGCATTGGAACtcggatgattttttttttttttttttttactcttttttcttttcatctgtttttcgcTCTATGAACTCGGAGGATAGTGGACGATCCAAAGGAAGACTCGACCGCGCAGCGATCGATACTCGAGCCGGTGCATCGCTAAGCGGTCACCCATCCAAGCACTGTTCTCGCCGGAAGAAGCTGGGCTTTGAAAAGCGGCCGCGCAGCCACAGATCGGGGGCGTATTTGCGGCTGTTTTTCTATATTTATTCGTCGCGATTTTCATTCGCAGGtgtaagaaaaaagatttttttttttgaagttgTGAAATTGGGGGAAAAAACCACATTTTTGGGTAATTTCGACTGGTTGCATGCTAATATACGAAAATATCTCGAATTACGATTTCAAAAGCCATTCACCGACTCTCGTTGTAGATAGCGAGCAATCGACAAGTTCGACTTTATTGCGTGTGTTCGTAATTTCAAACGGGGAAAGGCATTTTTGCCCACTTTGCGTAATATCAACAGTTCATTTACGAGAAGTCGTAACGCAAAGCGATTCGAACGGGGATTAATATTTCCCGAATTGAGAGCGGCCGCGTTTAACAGTGTTTGCGTTTCATTCGGGTTAGTTTGAAACGAGTTGAGTTTTGACGCTGAGCAAACGATGAATCACAGAGAAGGTTCGAGCTCCCTCGGAAACGCGGCTCTCACAATTGTCTGCGTGTTCTTATTCAAGGTCAATCTTGCGCGCATACCACAAGTTGTTAAGGGCGAGCAGTGCTTGCACGAAGAGTGCTTGAAACAAGGCAAGCGTTCGAAAGCTCCAATCAAAAATAGCTCATTGAAACTCGATACTAATGAATTAATTGCAGCCAATCGGTTGTCCGAATCCATTGATATGAGCGTCGATCCGTGTGACGATTTCGTCGAATTTGCCTGTGGCAAAGCATTCGCGAACTACGAGAAAACCGCCGCGGCCCAGAGTCAACGTGGGCTCACCCCGACCAGCCATTCGATGCAAATGACGTGGATTCGCCAAAAACTTATCGAAGAATTAAATCAGCCCTACAGAATCGAGGAACATCGAGCTATCGGTTTGGCAAAAATGTACTGGCAGAGCTGCAAAATTGGTAAGTACCGAAACAATGATCAGATCGTTAGAAGAATTttgctaaattttttttccactcagCTAGTACCACTTTTTTCTACCAAAAAACCGTTTCCAGTCAGCCCTGCTGAGGCTCTCGCTGGAGTTCGAATATTGTTGAAACGTCTGGGCGGGTGGCCATTGATAACAAAAAATTGGCAAGACAAACACTTCGCGTGGGACAAGTTCAGCAAATGTGCCCGTCTCTTGGGCTTTCTACCGAgaatgtttattcacgttggCCTGAATGAcgaaaacgtcgaaaaacCGTGGTACGCGAACGACAGCATCGAGCTTACTATTGAAAGAGCTAAATATATGGTCGACCGAGAAACGATGAATAGAATGTTCGAACGGGCTGAAGAATATTTCAAGATTGCCGAACGCATTGCTGAAAACAAAAACCCTGACATGGCCGATATCGATGAAGCTCTACAATTCGCTAAACGTCTTCATATGGtaacattttcaacattttctcgGAATAAGGCATTTCAGGAGAAATTCCCACGACGAACATTCGATAATTCAACCTCCTTTTACGCCATATCAGATTAAATCTTATAACTGATTGTAAGAACTGAACTTTTCTGTCGTTTCGTATGAAGTGTGAAACATTTTCATCGCGTTTTTGTCAcagatatttttaaaatggtTCCAACGATTCAAAAGAACGGGAAAATTAACCTGCCCGATAAGAActattataaaattcaaacTTCGATGTAAATTCGACGTTTTGTATAAATGTTCAACTCCTATTTGCTCCAGCAACCAAAATTAAAGATTTTCGTAGGTTTATTCGACTCCTacgatttcttaaattttttacacCCAAaccaaaatttggaattttcgaagtcgaaatttgcagctatctctatCGCACTCGCGATTGCGATacaccgactgatccatcctctcaAGTTCCATCAAACACCGAGACGTTTCAcgttattttcatatttatagaGTTACAATGTTTAATCAATTTTCACCACTCTCACTGAGagtatcattattttcaaggaTACAGAGTTCGGGAATGAATCGGCTCGAACCATTTACTGTACAtgcgaatttcgaaaatttatctCTCCATTGCAGATAACTTTCGTAAATAACATGCCAATCGTCGAGCTAAAAGTTATGACGATAGCTCAACTCCAAAAAACTTTTCCCTTTGTCAATTGGATGGACTACATAAGATCGATGCTCACACGAAAGCAGGCGAATTATTTATCAGATCGTAATTGCGTAATCGTCGACGTTTGTTATATGTCGAAAATTGGTAATATTCTCGAAACAACGGAGAAAAGGTATTAAAAAATCACGACTCTTTGTTATTGGGAATCAATGAGCGAGTGCATTGCGGATTTTGTTTTCAGTGTTCAAGCGAATTACGCGTTTCTCTCAATCGTAGACGATCTCTCGCTCTTCATCAGACCTCAACTGTCATTGACATTCGCTAGCAGCCAAGAGGAGACCGAAAACATATGCTTCGACTCCACACTTGTCATGTAAATTGCGTTATCCATTTCGACTTGTACCAACATTCGCAAAGCAACGATTCATGCTATCATTGCCTGACCGTACACCGAAAGTGTCATTCgcaaatatcgatttttttcaagatttcgcAAATCGATGGAAATGATTTTGGCTAAAATGGCTGGTCAGCGTATCCGgcaaaaaattcacgaaatatgGATGATCATCTACAACGAAGCTGTCGAGATGTTTCAGAAAATTCCGTGGATGGATCATCAGACTCAGTGAAGTGAATTGTTTCCAAGACAATAGCCAAGTAACGGAATGTTATTCAACAATCGAAATTGTCTCATTTCCTTCTCGCAGATTGGAGGCAGCTAAAAAGTCCGAAAAAACCGGTTACGTGAATCTCTTTCCGGACAACATATTCGAAGATCGTTATTTCGATCGAGTGAGTATAAGTTAGGAAACAAAAGGCGACAAACGCCGAAATGTTGATCGACGGGACATTTTAGCTGGAATTTACTCAACCGAATGCAACGCTAGTTCTCTTTCGGGAGGTAAACGTTTTCCTGGTTGATCAATATTACTTGCAACTGGGACGTTCGAGAAATTCGTACATTTTTCATCGCCGAGACAACCGGACGATGGTTGCGGTCTTCAAAACTCCCTTTTCGGCTATCGAGACGAGGGTCAGGCCGGATCGcgtaacgaataaaatttgtacGTTTATTGGAGAGTCAGTTGGAAGGTCGTGCTCAGTCAGAAATAGTTGGTgaaccgttgaaaattttcaattccagaCATTCCAGCTGCGACGGTTCTGCAAGATTTTTTCAGTCTGATTCCAGAGCTGGATTTCATGGCTCTGGCATCGATCGGTTTGCAGATTGCTAACGCTTTGGGTTATCAGATTTGTCGTCAGGGTTCGTACATCGACGTCAGTGGTCACTGGCGAGAGGCATCGTGGTGGTCGAAAACGACGCAGCGGCAATTCGCAAGTCGGGAGAATTGCCTCGAGATTGGTAAAGTCAAGCCGATCGACGAGATATCGCCGATTTTCGGGCTCATCGGAGCCGCGGAAATCACTTACAAAGCGATCTTCGAACGTTTCCCGCACGCCCGTAGCACCGTTTTGCCAGGTGAGCGATTCGGATGGATTACAGAATAAGAATTGAACCTGCAAGCCTCTCCATTCGACCCTCGTCTCCACAGGTTTAAGTTATACGACCAAACAATTATTCTGGATCTCCGCGGTCGCCTCGGATTGCGACAGAAACCAGAAACCGCAATACAATGCCATGGTCGCCCACAATAGTAACTTCGCCCAAGATTTCAGTTGTCCGAAGGGATCGAAAATGAATCCTCCCCAAAAGTGTAAAATGTGGCTAccgtaaaaaaaacacacacacaaataTTCTCGCTGTTAAGGGATTCGTTATCGCAATCGTGATGCACAGTTTTAACGTTTACGAATCATTGAGCGTGCTGCATATTTACGAGACCAGCTGAAAGTTTTTCcagaaaaatatcttttttttcatcatccacAAACGTGGCAGCATCTGGACGCCAGGTATTGAAAATAAGAGTGCAAATGTAAAAGGCTAGTCGCTCCTCGTACCTGGACTCAAAATCTATACGAACGGATTGTCTatagtaaaagaaaaaaaaaaaaaaaattcttttttctggGAGAATTTCGTGGAAGAATATCGGCACGACCAAGCTGATCGATGTGAGCACTGTCAAGAATTATCATAATCTAGTGGAACTTTCAAATAAACATCCCATTTCCACACAATTTACAATGACGAGGGTTCATATTTTTACAGTCACAAAACGTAAACACGCTGCtagaaaaatgagattttttgtAGCTAATTCTTCACATGCACATCGTATATTCTGCTTGATTCATTTAGCCCGAATCAAAGTAGAGCCGGAGCTCCAAATAATTAGCGTTGCTCCATCTGGAAAGGCTgcatgaataaataataattcgcAAACAACGCTGAGCACGACGTAATACAAGAGAATATCAATATAATGCAATAAGAATTCATGAGTGGTTCATATAAATAGCAACAACAATTTTATTACGTCTGTACACAATAACGTAACGCGCAACTTGACTGTACATTGTAGTTATAACTATGTTCATTTATACAGAGTGGCCATTTCCGCATCTCGAATGATTTAAGCTACGAAAGAGGATCGTATCCCGAGGAAATCGAGAACTTGAAAAATGTGTCAGTTTTGGAATAGcgatccaaaaaaaaacaaaaaaaaaaaagtacctcCGGAGAGTTTGAATTCTGAGTTTGATCTTGGCATCGTTTATCTTCAAATTACGTCCCGTTGTGAACATGATTAAGAGGTTTTCATTGAAAACCGATAAACCCATTGGATGGGAGGAGAAGAATTACGTATTAAATGAATTGCGAGCATTTTTATTCTACTAAAATATCGTGGTCCATGATTATCTAAAATATTTGAGACGCGGATCCGAGCACCTCGTATAatataatgttgaaattacgCTCGTGATTGAATCCTCGACGcttaacgagagaaaaaaacactcgagtatggcgagatttcgtactccctGCATGTCCAACGTAACACGGTTCTAAGCCTAAAAGTCTTAACTAACAATAAATAAGTTTGAAAATGTACATTGCGAAGACGTGGCAACGGGATAagagacaaaaataaaataattgtaaCGATCGAGAGGCTTTAGAGATGGATTGATTCGTCTCGGTGGGGAGGGGAAGGAGTGGCAAGTTATGGGGGTAGGAACTCAAATGTATACGCGGGCTCGATTCGGTcgcaatgatttttgaaagagGGGAGGAGGATTCGAGTCGAAGGTCGCTGACGTTATGGCACAAGATGACGTTGATCGGTGGGCAGGCGTCGATGCCCCGTTACGATTTGCGTCTGATTGACCTGCCGAAAACTGTAAATCGGTAATTGGCTCCTGTCTCAAGCGGACTTTCGACGAGGTGAATTAAAGGATGGCTCACCCCTGACCGGCCTTATTTGCGGCGGCGGCATGTTCGTTGGCGGAGGCGCGGGCGGAGGAGCCGGATAGAGAACGTGGTGCTCAGGCTCCCGGtgggacgacgacgacggcggcGGTGGTGGAGGCGGGGGAGGCCTTCCCCAATGCATTCGCACGTGGTGAGCTTGCCAAGGGGCTGGGGGCATTTGCGGTGCTGGGCCACGCTCGACCATGAAATTTCCTTCGTTTCCTTCGGTCATATGGGGAACGCTATTTTTAGTCGGTCTTCATCAAACTCCTATTTGCTAACGAACGTCTGACGAAACGTGCAAGCTCGAATTGCGGGGCTACAATGCTGATTCAGCGATTCCAAGCTTTCTCCGGAGTCATGAATAATTTAGGGAAAAGCAACAAAATTCTTTGTGATCGAAGATCAACAGGCTTTCCTCTTTGTTTGCTGTTAAGCCTGGTAGAAAAAACTTGGAGACGGAATTTATAGCCAACGAGGCcagctcttttttttttacaagtcATTTCATCCGGAGACGATTccctcaatttttattccgtcCGGCTTTCGAGAGGAATAAAAGTCACGAGGTGTTTTAACCGCGGGCACAATTTCCCTTAGACTCGAACTATTAAGGAAGGACTATTAAGGAAGGAGTCAGGAAGCAAACGTTGATCAAAAGAATTCCAATACAACATGAACTctctgaaaaaatgttcacccTCTCCGGATATCTTGTTCGAgggaaattcataaaaacagattttcgaataaaacgcACACAAATTGGATTCGCGCGAAGCTCGCGAACATTATGAAAAACAATTACGAAAGATACTTCAACGTGCAATTGTTAGAAAAGTATCCAAAGCACGTATCTAAGACTTGGTAAAATCCATTCAATATTTAAGGGGTTTGGAATAAATCAATTTGTCTCGAAGATTGAACTTTGGAGGCTGAATACTACATGCCACCACATACGCTAGTCGCGATAGTTTCATTGTTTTCACTTGCTCGGTACCTGACCAACTTTCTTAAGCCTCTTCGAGCAAAATGTGACCCGCTTTTGAgctgtctctctcgcactcgaaCGAGCGCgtaaagaaaagttgaaagTTTTCTCTACTCACACGTCCACGACGCAATTTCATTCTTTGCTAAGAACGTGCATtctaataagaaaaaagaacgacAAGAACGAGGCAATTGCGTATAGTAAATTTAGCTTCCAAGTCCCAACGACCCCCCAAGCACGAGCGAAAGGCCAACACGGGCAGAAGAATCTAATTAAAATAATCCGAGCGATCTCTGAAAAGAGCCAACTCACCAGTACCGGGTCCACCGGGTCTTCGATCCAAGCAACGTTTTTCACCTGGATAACGAGACAacaccgaaataaaattagtGAATCTGCCTTGGAGGATCCCCGCCCGCTTAACTGGGATTGATTAATTGCATACAcaatgtatatctatatatatttatgtacaaaCGGATCTAAGATCCTCTATATCGATGTTGAGAAAACGGGGTTCCGCAGCATTCGACCACCGGCCGCTCAACAGCCGAAAGCTTGAGAAATAGAGACAACATAATGTGCACGAGTgtaagataaaaaataaacgttagCAAGAGGACCGGTACGACCTGAAATAGTGGATGGCAAAGAGATTGTTCGATTATTGATAACGCACTCGCATTTGGGATGCAGTCGCAGAATCCAAAAAGCTGTTGATCAGGACAAAGAATTCTGAAACATGGAAACTCAATAAGTCGATCTCGAGTCGATCGGTCACGTGCAGAATCCcctatggaaaaataaaataatgtatcgacgaaaagaaaaacaggaAAGGAAATACTGCAAAACGAAAGTCACTAAGGCTGTAACTGAAACGTTGCAAAGAATCTTGTAGAAATAAGGACATCCAGAGGAAGTACGGCGACGCATATTCCAGCGGAAATAAACTTtatcttttcttttgtttttttcctcgtctaAGCGCTATatcgaaatggaaaaaaattcagcgaCCTCCATTCGCGAACTGCATGCTCCGGCTAATCGTATCGTTTGCATCAAGGACGATTGTTcttatcgatcgatcgattgatTTAACGTATTCGTTACAATTATGTAGTACGGTCTAAGAGTATTGGAAAATCGTGCTCgataccccccccccccccgctccACTGCTCAAAGCACAGTCGCAATAACTCATTGAGACTATTTGCATAGAGATTTCTACATTTCCGTTAATTCGTGACCAAAGGCTCGTTTGAATGTGCGAAAGAGTCGAATAAAAACGGGGTATCCAGCATTATTTCGCTAAAAAATACTCTTAGCTACAGACCTGGGTGTGGAGGCGGTAAAAGCGGCTTGTTTCGTTCGCCGTGGGTCGGGCCCACACCTCCCGGTGAAGGACCATGCGAAGCCCGCTGTTGTCGTTCCGCACCTTCTCTGCTTGAACAATTCAGTCAAACTTATTAATTAAACGTACATGATCCGATCGGTTGGACGTATAGAAGGTGCGTTGACGAACGGAACCACCCAAATCTGAAATAAATTACGGCACCGAGTCATTGTTACACTATTAATCCGGCACCACTCGCGTTTCTTCTCTTCGCGATGAGCTGGGCAGCCACGTATCTATGAAAGAACTTTTGGTCTGTTTTTTCTTGTCCACGGtacaacaaaatttcaatgggGCGCGAGTGACGCCGGCTTAATGCACTTTGTtaaacgagggaaaaaaaaaaaataagtaccGAACCCTCAGGACTGCGTCGGAATCCCCGAAAATTCGATCATTTGTAAGGTCAAATGATAATGCAAATGAGTCAGCCCTCCTGCATTTTTCATGGGGCAAAATAACGCGTCTTAGAATTATCAAATCGGGCTCTAGATCGCCGTGTCAAGGCTTTTAAGAGCATGGGCCACAGACAAATATCGGTTTCGGTCTCGCGCTCAACCGTTCGCCACATTTCCTCTTAATTTCCATACGGTTTTCGATACGACTTACGTTTTCGTGGTCCAACGTCAAACGGACATTCGAACGGTCGAGTTACGTCGAATGCCCACATATACTACAAATTACGAATTACAAAGTACGACGGAAAAGACATTTGCTTTGCTTATTTCAACAAATAAGTAACTCTTTCAAGAGAACCGACTCgaaatttattggaaaaacCGTATAAAGATTGAGTTTCGAATCCTCGGCACAGTGCCAATGCTTTTTCTGCGATCTCGGTGGTTCGTAAGCCACCTtcttaattaatattaaatgGAGCCGGTGTTGCAGAGGTTGCGAAAGCAACAGAGATCAAGAGTCGTGTAAAAGAACAGAGAAAGAACGTGGTGTACGAGGAAAGTTTTGAGCCCAAAACTGGACAGGGCACGTCGCCCTCCTATAACTATAATTAAACACTAATTACTTATTTTATGCTTTCGTACTTTCGGATGTATCGAGTAGCGAGAAAGGTCGACTTACCCATTGCCTTGTCGTTGAGGCGGAGGCGGAGGAGGTGGCCCGCATTGATACGGGGGAGCCTCCTGTCaaaggacaaaaaaaatgagccaaTGATATTCGCTAACCCACCAATCGGTTGCTCACGCCCTAATCGTTGGTCTCGTCATGAGAGATTTATTCAAACTTATAGTTTCGACCTCCTCCATCCGAGATAGGAacaataatcatttttttgtagaaaCGTGACAAAGTCTCGTAACGTGACCGAGTTTAGGGCATGAATTCAGCGCGAGGATTCGCTAATCCGcaattttcaatgtctttGGCACTTGCATTAAAGCGTGTATCGTGAGGAAACCCCATTTTTTGGCATCGATCCGTGTGAACCATTCGATTCAAAAGGATTTTTGGAGAGAAAGAATCTTGaagaatatttgtttttaaCGCAGGGGAATAAGCTCGCGAAGTGGCCCGTTGCAGGTCGAAGCCTCGCGCGGTTGTCAAGTTTTGTCGAATATAAAATCTAACCTGAGGTCCTTCGACATCAGCGAATCGTCTTTTGAGACCCTGGCATTTCTGCTGCTCCGGCTCGTCTGGTTTCTGGAGTTCGAAAGCCGCTTGTTGCCCGGGTGGGGGTTGAACGGTGTAATGAAGTTGGGTCTGCATATGGCCGTTTTGATAGTGCAGCTGCTGAGTGTGATAATGGATTTGAGTCTGAAGCTGTATGGGACGGgattgctgttgttgctgtgGATGATGTTGATGCGGTTGTTGCTGGTGTTGCTGGTGTTGCTGCTGATGCGGGGAGCCTGACAATCCGGACGGTTGTGGCGGCGCCTGATAGAGCCACGGGGCGTTCTGAACAATCGGTTGGGACTGGGGCGGCGGGGGTGGTGGGACACTGGTCAAGATGTTGATGGAACTGGGCATTTGGTTGAGACTGGGCGGTGGGACCATTTGGGGAGGTGGAACGGGTTGGGGCGGCGGAGGGGGCGGGAGTCCCTGTTCCATGGGGCACTCGAAACCTGGCGGCGGTACTTCGGCCCCGGAGGGCAGAGGCGGTTGTTGCGGAGAAAGATGATGTTGAGGCTGATGGGGGTGGTGATGGGGCGATTGGGCCGCAGGTATGAGGAACGTTTGGCTCGCTGGGGGCGGGACCTGAAGCGAGAGGGGGGGAGGTTGTCCCTCGAATTGGGATTGGACGACCTGCTGGGGTACGAGTTGATGTTCCGGATTGTGAGGGATGGGCTGAGGGACCAAGTGTTCCGCGGATTGAAGGACAAACTGGGTTTGAGTCGGAGGGCCCGAAGGCTGCATTTGCTGATACTGTATTTGGTAGGTGTGGGGAATCGGCGGTGGTGGATGGTTCGGCGGGAAATTTGGCGGGGGAAAGTGGAGATGTAACAGCGAAGGTGGCGGCTGCTGAGTCAGCGGCGGCGGTGGTGGTGGCGGCGGCGGTTGTTGCAGATTCACATTGACCGTTTCTATCGAAGTATGCGAGGGCGATGAGGTCGGCTGTGACATGTTGGGCTGCGCGTAGACGTAGGAAACGGCACCTCCTCCGCCGGCAGCAGGCCCGCTGCTCGAACTCGCAATAAACGTTGGCGGACCCGCATTCTGCTGAGGCGAGGGTAGCAACGGCGGCCCCGAAGTCGGAggtggcggcggcggtggAGGCTGACTCATTACGTACATCTGCGCAACCGGCTGAGGCGAGGAATGCGACGAAGGCGGCATTTGGATGTGCAACGGTTGCCCCGAGTGGATTTGGTACTGAACTTGACTTACCGTCGGCGGTGGCCCGATTAGCTGGACCTGACCGACCGGCGGCGGTGACATGAACGTTTGCAGCTCCTGTGTAGgcaattattttattacgatcgagaTGCTTAGCGGCTTTTTGAGGGTTCAAACCCTCCGAGGAGGCATAACTTTCATCCCGGAGTCGTGTCAAATTCATCGAGAACGTTCCGATATTCGGTGCGAGCACATGCATCCCCGTGGAAGCGTATAACTGCATGCAAAACTCACAGTACCTCGCAGCGAACATCGGAACTGGATACGTaatgcataaaaaaaaaaaaaaaaactaaaagtaCAATAATCAAATCTTCCTAAAGCATCACTATTTTCTATCCAAAAGACCCAAAGAGTCCTTGGAGGTTTTGAAC of Venturia canescens isolate UGA chromosome 6, ASM1945775v1, whole genome shotgun sequence contains these proteins:
- the LOC122412181 gene encoding extensin-like isoform X1; translation: MAKGKFRASNGSSNKSQMPANGGFKGGELYSTEFEINETLPSARTLLTKGYVQDEINHFSGATVSTRGRFMTEAEKKRCPNERPLYLFVQGQNKLNIDLAMQKINEIIKTEHQNSLSRPSRFTNAPPPLMSLHSGVPSVEKICIGIDNAPPGFDLRGRIIGSGGANLLYIRGETGANVTLRGRGSQFIDPALGTESPEPLHLYIEHQKMEGLQNAKQLGINLIQTMQSELQSFIQQQPPPVQQQQILEAPPIQQIQQAHFQTMNIGALTQSNVVTIQHQDIIQHPQSSVVTLPATILTATMPGAPGAGVTAPPPGVHVPAHGGPMVPPSQNQELQTFMSPPPVGQVQLIGPPPTVSQVQYQIHSGQPLHIQMPPSSHSSPQPVAQMYVMSQPPPPPPPPTSGPPLLPSPQQNAGPPTFIASSSSGPAAGGGGAVSYVYAQPNMSQPTSSPSHTSIETVNVNLQQPPPPPPPPPLTQQPPPSLLHLHFPPPNFPPNHPPPPIPHTYQIQYQQMQPSGPPTQTQFVLQSAEHLVPQPIPHNPEHQLVPQQVVQSQFEGQPPPLSLQVPPPASQTFLIPAAQSPHHHPHQPQHHLSPQQPPLPSGAEVPPPGFECPMEQGLPPPPPPQPVPPPQMVPPPSLNQMPSSINILTSVPPPPPPQSQPIVQNAPWLYQAPPQPSGLSGSPHQQQHQQHQQQPHQHHPQQQQQSRPIQLQTQIHYHTQQLHYQNGHMQTQLHYTVQPPPGQQAAFELQKPDEPEQQKCQGLKRRFADVEGPQEAPPYQCGPPPPPPPQRQGNGEGAERQQRASHGPSPGGVGPTHGERNKPLLPPPHPGEKRCLDRRPGGPGTGNEGNFMVERGPAPQMPPAPWQAHHVRMHWGRPPPPPPPPPSSSSHREPEHHVLYPAPPPAPPPTNMPPPQIRPVRGQSDANRNGASTPAHRSTSSCAITSATFDSNPPPLFQKSLRPNRARVYI
- the LOC122412181 gene encoding extensin-like isoform X2: MAKGKFRASNGSSNKSQMPANGGFKGGELYSTEFEINETLPSARTLLTKGYVQDEINHFSGATVSTRGRFMTEAEKKRCPNERPLYLFVQGQNKLNIDLAMQKINEIIKTEHQNSLSRPSRFTNAPPPLMSLHSGVPSVEKICIGIDNAPPGFDLRGRIIGSGGANLLYIRGETGANVTLRGRGSQFIDPALGTESPEPLHLYIEHQKMEGLQNAKQLGINLIQTMQSELQSFIQQQPPPVQQQQILEAPPIQQIQQAHFQTMNIGALTQSNVVTIQHQDIIQHPQSSVVTLPATILTATMPGAPGAGVTAPPPGVHVPAHGGPMVPPSQNQELQTFMSPPPVGQVQLIGPPPTVSQVQYQIHSGQPLHIQMPPSSHSSPQPVAQMYVMSQPPPPPPPPTSGPPLLPSPQQNAGPPTFIASSSSGPAAGGGGAVSYVYAQPNMSQPTSSPSHTSIETVNVNLQQPPPPPPPPPLTQQPPPSLLHLHFPPPNFPPNHPPPPIPHTYQIQYQQMQPSGPPTQTQFVLQSAEHLVPQPIPHNPEHQLVPQQVVQSQFEGQPPPLSLQVPPPASQTFLIPAAQSPHHHPHQPQHHLSPQQPPLPSGAEVPPPGFECPMEQGLPPPPPPQPVPPPQMVPPPSLNQMPSSINILTSVPPPPPPQSQPIVQNAPWLYQAPPQPSGLSGSPHQQQHQQHQQQPHQHHPQQQQQSRPIQLQTQIHYHTQQLHYQNGHMQTQLHYTVQPPPGQQAAFELQKPDEPEQQKCQGLKRRFADVEGPQEAPPYQCGPPPPPPPQRQGNGEGAERQQRASHGPSPGGVGPTHGERNKPLLPPPHPGEKRCLDRRPGGPGTGNEGNFMVERGPAPQMPPAPWQAHHVRMHWGRPPPPPPPPPSSSSHREPEHHVLYPAPPPAPPPTNMPPPQIRPVRVFGRSIRRKS
- the LOC122412181 gene encoding KH homology domain-containing protein 4-like isoform X5; translated protein: MAKGKFRASNGSSNKSQMPANGGFKGGELYSTEFEINETLPSARTLLTKGYVQDEINHFSGATVSTRGRFMTEAEKKRCPNERPLYLFVQGQNKLNIDLAMQKINEIIKTEHQNSLSRPSRFTNAPPPLMSLHSGVPSVEKICIGIDNAPPGFDLRGRIIGSGGANLLYIRGETGANVTLRGRGSQFIDPALGTESPEPLHLYIEHQKMEGLQNAKQLGINLIQTMQSELQSFIQQQPPPVQQQQILEAPPIQQIQQAHFQTMNIGALTQSNVVTIQHQDIIQHPQSSVVTLPATILTATMPGAPGAGVTAPPPGVHVPAHGGPMVPPSQNQELQTFMSPPPVGQVQLIGPPPTVSQVQYQIHSGQPLHIQMPPSSHSSPQPVAQMYVMSQPPPPPPPPTSGPPLLPSPQQNAGPPTFIASSSSGPAAGGGGAVSYVYAQPNMSQPTSSPSHTSIETVNVNLQQPPPPPPPPPLTQQPPPSLLHLHFPPPNFPPNHPPPPIPHTYQIQYQQMQPSGPPTQTQFVLQSAEHLVPQPIPHNPEHQLVPQQVVQSQFEGQPPPLSLQVPPPASQTFLIPAAQSPHHHPHQPQHHLSPQQPPLPSGAEVPPPGFECPMEQGLPPPPPPQPVPPPQMVPPPSLNQMPSSINILTSVPPPPPPQSQPIVQNAPWLYQAPPQPSGLSGSPHQQQHQQHQQQPHQHHPQQQQQSRPIQLQTQIHYHTQQLHYQNGHMQTQLHYTVQPPPGQQAAFELQKPDEPEQQKCQGLKRRFADVEGPQEAPPYQCGPPPPPPPQRQGNG